In Streptococcus parasuis, the following proteins share a genomic window:
- a CDS encoding extracellular solute-binding protein has protein sequence MKMKTFLKCASVCAFASFLVACGNASSSDKVEIEYFSQKPEMQATLQEIIDDFEKENPTIDVKFSNVPDAGTVLKTRMANNEAPDVINIYPQNADFKAYAADGRFLEIGDDAGLNHLKDGAVTPYLVNEKNYTLPLTANAYGIYYNKDKFKELGLEVPTTYAEFVALVDKIKADGSAAPFALSLNDAWSLNGYHQLAWVTVAGGFDGAEDILIRSAKGAIQDDATTKAVLERLQLLTDNGQKGATGALYADAVAAFAAGDALMLPQGTWAATAVNQQEPEFEYGMFTFPGDKEGGDYTIGAADLALSISADTEHPEEAKKFLEYLSRPEVIQKYYDVDGSPTSVEGVDTEGKFEETAGVTQYAFTDKHVVWLQSEWESEEEFWNITVEMVKNPNSAELVKKLNAFFDPMKK, from the coding sequence ATGAAAATGAAAACATTTTTAAAATGTGCGTCAGTGTGTGCTTTTGCTAGCTTCTTGGTTGCTTGTGGGAATGCAAGTAGTAGCGATAAGGTAGAAATTGAATATTTCTCACAAAAACCTGAAATGCAAGCGACTCTGCAGGAAATTATTGATGATTTTGAAAAAGAAAATCCTACGATTGATGTTAAATTTTCAAATGTACCAGATGCAGGAACTGTTCTGAAAACCCGTATGGCAAATAACGAAGCGCCAGATGTTATCAACATTTATCCACAAAATGCGGACTTCAAAGCATATGCAGCGGATGGTCGTTTCCTAGAAATTGGTGATGATGCAGGTTTAAACCACTTGAAAGATGGTGCTGTAACACCTTATCTTGTTAATGAAAAAAATTACACCCTTCCTTTGACAGCTAATGCTTATGGTATTTACTATAATAAAGATAAGTTCAAAGAGTTGGGTCTGGAAGTTCCTACTACCTATGCAGAATTTGTGGCTCTGGTAGACAAAATCAAGGCTGATGGCAGTGCAGCACCGTTTGCTCTTTCCTTGAATGATGCATGGTCATTGAACGGTTACCATCAGTTGGCTTGGGTAACTGTTGCAGGTGGATTTGATGGTGCAGAAGATATTCTGATTCGCAGTGCAAAGGGTGCGATTCAAGATGATGCTACAACGAAAGCTGTCTTAGAACGCTTGCAACTACTGACTGATAATGGACAAAAAGGTGCGACAGGCGCGCTCTATGCAGATGCAGTGGCAGCTTTTGCGGCAGGAGATGCCCTCATGCTTCCACAAGGTACATGGGCAGCTACAGCTGTTAACCAACAAGAACCAGAATTTGAATACGGCATGTTTACCTTCCCTGGTGATAAAGAAGGTGGCGACTATACCATCGGTGCAGCTGACCTTGCTCTATCTATTTCCGCAGATACAGAGCACCCAGAAGAAGCTAAAAAATTCCTAGAATACCTCTCTCGTCCAGAAGTTATCCAGAAATACTATGATGTAGATGGCTCACCAACTTCAGTTGAAGGAGTAGACACTGAAGGCAAGTTTGAAGAAACTGCTGGAGTGACACAATATGCCTTCACTGACAAACACGTAGTTTGGTTGCAATCTGAATGGGAATCAGAAGAAGAGTTCTGGAATATCACTGTTGAAATGGTTAAAAATCCAAACTCAGCAGAATTAGTGAAAAAACTGAATGCATTCTTTGACCCAATGAAAAAATAA
- a CDS encoding alpha-galactosidase: MKVIEIHETKQIFHLKTREFSYIIQVLKTGDLVHRYFGKKIEKFSDGNKITYLDRAFSPSPITGDRTYSLDVLPLEYSSSGLGDFRTSALDVRNEFGTTLDLKFKSYRTYKGKNELNGLPASFGNQEEVESLEIDLYDQLTDVTVTLQYSVFEEASYLARSATIQTGKYPCKLEKVLSATLDFPHQDFIVHSLTGRYAYEKEWTQTPLTKGQYSIGSIRGASSHTRTPFLALASPDASEDKGDVYVAQLVYSGNFTAFVETTAMETSRLGLGLESHYFSWQLDKDDRFQTPEVLLSYTDKGFTGMTQNSHHFITKHLIRSSFVNKPRPILINNWEATYFEFTEEKILQLAQVASRAGIELFVLDDGWFGKRNNDESSLGDWKVNLDKLPNGLNGLAERINELGMKFGLWFEPEMISIDSDLYREHPDWAIRTEGRLPIYSREQLVLDLTKQEVCDYIIDSVSSILESANISYVKWDMNRNITNIPEGLANDQRFEFHHRYMLGLYRVLDHLTKRFPDILFESCAGGGGRNDLGIMYYMPQAWASDDTDAIERLSIQEGTSLIYPPSSIGAHVSAVPNHQVGRITPLATRGNVAMMGGAFGYELDLTKLSEKELDEISQQIETYHSIRETIQFGQLYRLKKTTNTWAANYVSQDKNQAVFTFVKILAKPEAPLLHVRLKGLDPDALYECPQLGETFYGDELMNIGLTMPHVQKDYFSVQYIFNKI; encoded by the coding sequence ATGAAAGTGATTGAGATTCATGAAACAAAACAGATTTTTCACCTAAAAACAAGAGAATTTTCTTATATCATTCAAGTATTAAAAACTGGTGATTTGGTTCATCGTTATTTTGGGAAAAAAATCGAAAAATTTAGTGATGGAAACAAAATAACATATTTAGATCGAGCGTTTTCTCCTAGTCCAATTACTGGAGATAGGACATACTCATTGGATGTCCTCCCACTCGAATACTCTAGCAGTGGTCTGGGAGATTTTAGGACTTCTGCATTAGATGTTCGAAATGAATTTGGAACGACCCTAGATTTAAAATTTAAATCGTATAGAACCTATAAAGGAAAGAATGAGTTAAATGGTTTACCAGCAAGTTTTGGAAATCAAGAAGAAGTAGAGAGTCTTGAAATTGATCTTTATGATCAGTTGACAGATGTTACCGTAACACTTCAGTATTCTGTTTTTGAAGAAGCTTCTTATCTCGCACGATCAGCTACAATTCAAACTGGCAAATATCCATGCAAACTAGAGAAAGTCTTGTCTGCAACGCTTGACTTTCCACATCAAGATTTCATTGTTCACAGCTTGACAGGACGCTATGCTTATGAAAAAGAGTGGACACAGACCCCATTGACAAAAGGTCAGTATTCGATTGGTAGCATTCGAGGTGCTTCAAGTCACACAAGAACACCCTTCTTAGCACTAGCCTCACCCGATGCAAGTGAGGACAAGGGCGATGTTTATGTGGCCCAACTTGTCTATAGTGGCAACTTTACAGCATTTGTCGAAACGACAGCCATGGAAACCAGTCGATTGGGATTAGGATTGGAAAGTCACTATTTCTCATGGCAATTGGATAAGGATGATCGTTTTCAAACCCCAGAAGTTCTCTTATCATATACTGATAAAGGATTTACTGGCATGACACAAAATAGTCATCACTTTATTACAAAACACCTCATTCGATCATCGTTTGTAAACAAACCAAGGCCCATTTTAATCAACAACTGGGAAGCGACCTATTTTGAATTTACAGAAGAAAAGATTTTACAGTTAGCTCAAGTCGCAAGTCGAGCTGGTATTGAATTATTTGTTCTGGATGATGGTTGGTTTGGTAAACGAAACAATGATGAAAGTTCATTGGGCGATTGGAAAGTCAATTTGGATAAGTTGCCAAATGGTTTGAATGGCTTAGCAGAGCGAATAAATGAGCTTGGCATGAAATTCGGTCTGTGGTTTGAACCGGAGATGATTTCTATTGATAGCGATCTTTATCGTGAACATCCTGATTGGGCAATTCGCACAGAAGGACGCTTACCAATCTACAGCCGAGAACAATTAGTTTTGGATTTGACCAAGCAAGAAGTCTGTGACTACATCATTGATAGCGTCTCTTCCATATTAGAATCAGCCAATATTTCTTATGTAAAATGGGATATGAACCGTAATATCACCAATATCCCTGAAGGTTTAGCAAATGACCAGCGCTTTGAGTTCCACCATCGTTACATGCTAGGTCTCTACCGTGTATTAGACCACCTTACCAAGCGGTTCCCAGATATTCTTTTTGAATCCTGTGCAGGCGGTGGAGGTCGTAATGATTTGGGAATCATGTATTACATGCCACAGGCTTGGGCAAGTGATGATACAGATGCGATTGAGCGCTTATCTATTCAAGAAGGTACTAGTTTGATTTATCCCCCTTCCTCAATTGGCGCACACGTCTCTGCCGTTCCAAACCATCAGGTTGGTCGTATCACACCTCTTGCTACACGAGGCAATGTGGCTATGATGGGAGGAGCATTTGGTTACGAGCTGGATTTAACGAAACTTTCGGAAAAGGAATTGGATGAAATCAGTCAGCAAATCGAAACCTATCACTCCATTCGTGAAACTATACAATTCGGTCAGCTCTACCGTCTGAAAAAGACGACCAATACCTGGGCTGCCAATTATGTTAGTCAAGATAAGAATCAAGCGGTCTTTACATTTGTAAAAATTCTTGCCAAGCCAGAAGCGCCTTTGCTTCATGTTCGGTTGAAGGGGCTAGACCCGGATGCCTTGTATGAATGCCCTCAATTGGGAGAAACATTCTACGGGGATGAATTGATGAACATTGGTCTTACAATGCCACATGTTCAAAAAGATTATTTTAGTGTACAATATATTTTTAACAAAATCTAG
- a CDS encoding AraC family transcriptional regulator, translated as MNILNIYNELDSHNFDLNVDHYGAEQCDKGYSFGPTIRDNFVLHFITKGKGKILVDGKTSYLSAGDLFILPKDVSIFYQADDLDPWTYIWVGFSGSRAKDLLNQSQLLENYYLHSSLESPILGYMHQINHVQMHPIPSITELVLIGYLNQLLAALIEEFPSETLMKPETQTKYYVQQAIKMIHSHYAHPIKVSEIADYLALSRSYLYKIFKQETGYSIKDYILQVKMNRSCQLLEDASRSITEIAYSVGYQDPLTFSAAFKNYFHMSPTEFRKTQKNKD; from the coding sequence ATGAATATTCTAAATATCTATAATGAATTGGATAGTCATAATTTTGACCTAAATGTAGACCATTACGGTGCCGAACAATGTGACAAGGGCTACTCCTTCGGTCCTACTATCCGTGATAATTTTGTCCTGCATTTTATTACAAAAGGAAAAGGGAAAATTCTTGTTGACGGAAAAACAAGTTATCTATCAGCAGGTGATTTGTTTATTCTGCCAAAGGATGTTTCCATTTTCTATCAAGCTGATGATTTAGATCCTTGGACCTATATATGGGTTGGCTTTAGTGGATCACGAGCAAAAGACCTACTGAATCAAAGTCAACTGCTAGAAAACTACTACCTCCACTCCAGTCTAGAGTCCCCAATTCTAGGCTACATGCATCAGATTAACCATGTTCAGATGCATCCCATCCCCTCTATCACAGAATTGGTCCTAATTGGCTATCTCAATCAACTCTTAGCAGCACTCATCGAGGAATTTCCAAGTGAAACACTGATGAAACCCGAAACACAAACCAAATATTATGTTCAGCAGGCCATCAAAATGATACATAGCCACTATGCTCATCCGATTAAGGTCTCTGAAATAGCGGATTATTTGGCCTTGAGCCGAAGCTATCTCTATAAGATTTTTAAGCAGGAAACAGGCTATTCTATCAAAGATTATATTTTACAAGTAAAAATGAATCGTTCTTGTCAACTATTAGAAGATGCTTCTCGGAGTATCACTGAAATCGCCTATTCTGTCGGCTACCAAGATCCTCTCACCTTCAGCGCGGCCTTTAAAAATTATTTTCATATGAGCCCGACAGAATTTCGAAAAACGCAAAAAAATAAGGATTAG
- a CDS encoding MalY/PatB family protein, with protein MTRYDFTSKPNRLTHHAEKWKKVEADTELLPLWIADMDFEPLPEIRQVIRDYADHHVFGYPYASDSLYQSIIDWEDRQHGYKIDRESILLIEGVVPALTVAIQSLTEEGDAVLINTPVYPPFARTVKLNNRQLVTNSLVDVDGVFRIDFDQLEKDIVENQVKLYIFCSPHNPGGRVWSKEELLAIGRLCQKHGVVFVSDEIHQDLALYGHKHDTFNTVDENFKDFSIILSSATKTFNIAGTKNSFAIIENPSIRKTFAKRQLANNQHEVPTIGLLTTEAAFTYGDEWLTELKNVLEKNIDYVEEYLTTHTRIKVMKPQGTYLIWLDFSDYQLEHDQLFELLQDQAKLILNDGLSFGKEGKYHARLNAAAPFDVIEEACQRLRNVFG; from the coding sequence ATGACCAGATATGATTTTACTAGTAAGCCAAATCGCCTAACGCACCATGCTGAAAAATGGAAAAAAGTAGAAGCTGATACTGAACTCTTACCTTTATGGATTGCAGATATGGACTTTGAGCCACTTCCAGAAATTCGCCAAGTAATCCGTGACTACGCAGATCATCACGTCTTTGGTTATCCCTATGCTAGTGACAGTCTTTATCAGTCTATTATTGACTGGGAAGATAGACAGCATGGCTACAAGATTGATAGAGAGTCCATCCTGCTCATCGAAGGTGTTGTTCCTGCCTTAACTGTGGCTATTCAATCTTTGACAGAAGAAGGGGATGCTGTCTTAATTAACACACCAGTTTACCCACCCTTTGCACGGACTGTCAAATTAAACAATCGTCAGCTTGTTACCAATTCACTTGTAGATGTGGATGGCGTTTTTAGAATTGATTTTGACCAGCTTGAAAAGGACATTGTAGAGAATCAAGTGAAACTCTATATTTTCTGTAGTCCACACAATCCAGGAGGTAGGGTTTGGAGCAAGGAAGAACTCTTAGCTATTGGACGTCTCTGTCAGAAACATGGCGTCGTTTTTGTCTCAGATGAAATTCATCAAGATTTGGCCTTATATGGTCACAAACATGATACCTTTAATACGGTAGATGAAAATTTCAAAGATTTTTCAATTATCTTATCATCTGCAACTAAAACATTTAACATTGCTGGAACGAAAAATAGCTTCGCTATTATTGAAAATCCAAGCATTCGCAAGACTTTTGCTAAGCGTCAATTGGCAAACAATCAGCATGAAGTTCCAACAATTGGTTTGTTAACCACAGAAGCTGCCTTCACTTATGGAGATGAGTGGTTGACAGAGTTAAAAAATGTTTTAGAAAAAAATATTGACTATGTTGAAGAGTATTTGACTACCCATACAAGGATCAAGGTTATGAAGCCCCAGGGAACCTACCTTATCTGGCTTGATTTTTCTGACTATCAGCTGGAACATGACCAATTGTTCGAATTGTTGCAAGATCAGGCAAAATTGATTTTGAACGATGGTTTAAGCTTTGGTAAAGAGGGAAAATACCATGCGCGTCTAAATGCGGCAGCTCCATTTGATGTCATTGAAGAAGCCTGTCAACGACTTAGAAACGTTTTTGGATAA
- a CDS encoding cystathionine gamma-synthase yields MTNYKIDTILAHAGINNDEKTGALISPIHLSTTYQHPEFGHSTGFDYTRTKNPTRASLEATLAAIEKADYALATSSGMAALVLLFNGFPVGSKVVAARDLYGGSFRWFNEQESLGRFQFTYANSEEDLIAAITDQTDYVYLETPTNPLMVEFDIAKVSDIAHAKGAKVIVDNTFYSPIYQNPLVLGADVVLHSATKYLSGHNDVLAGALMTNDKVLYDKLFYDQNTTGPTLSPLDAYLLMRGLKTLSLRMERATQNAQKIVAYLEKSPAVKQVYYTGKGGMISLKVVDESKIPHILNTLKIFTFAESLGGVESLITYPATQTHADIPADTRHSYGLTDDLLRLSIGIEDADDLIADLEVALEG; encoded by the coding sequence ATGACAAATTATAAGATAGATACGATTTTAGCCCATGCAGGTATTAACAATGACGAGAAAACAGGTGCCTTGATTTCTCCTATTCACCTTTCGACCACTTATCAGCACCCTGAGTTTGGTCACTCGACCGGTTTTGACTATACGAGAACCAAGAACCCGACACGCGCCAGTTTGGAAGCAACCTTGGCAGCGATTGAAAAAGCAGATTATGCCCTTGCGACGAGTTCAGGCATGGCTGCTCTTGTCTTGCTCTTTAATGGTTTTCCGGTTGGAAGCAAGGTAGTGGCAGCGCGTGATTTGTACGGTGGCTCATTCCGCTGGTTCAACGAGCAGGAAAGTCTAGGCAGATTTCAGTTTACCTATGCGAATAGTGAAGAGGATCTGATTGCAGCAATCACAGACCAGACGGACTATGTTTACTTGGAGACCCCAACCAATCCCTTGATGGTGGAGTTTGACATCGCTAAGGTTTCGGATATCGCCCATGCCAAAGGTGCCAAGGTGATTGTCGATAACACTTTTTACAGCCCTATTTATCAAAATCCTCTTGTTCTAGGAGCAGATGTCGTCCTACACTCAGCGACAAAATATTTGTCAGGTCATAATGATGTCTTGGCTGGGGCTTTGATGACCAATGATAAAGTCTTGTACGATAAGCTATTTTATGACCAAAATACAACAGGCCCAACCCTATCGCCACTGGATGCTTATTTACTCATGCGTGGTTTGAAAACTCTTTCGCTTCGAATGGAGCGGGCGACACAAAATGCTCAGAAAATCGTTGCCTATTTGGAGAAGAGTCCTGCAGTGAAGCAAGTATATTACACAGGAAAAGGTGGGATGATTTCATTGAAGGTGGTTGATGAGAGCAAGATTCCACACATTCTAAATACCTTGAAAATCTTTACTTTTGCGGAGAGCTTGGGTGGGGTAGAAAGTTTGATTACTTATCCAGCTACCCAGACTCACGCAGACATTCCAGCTGATACCCGTCATTCATACGGTTTGACAGATGATCTGCTTCGCTTGTCTATCGGTATTGAGGATGCGGATGATTTGATTGCCGACTTGGAAGTAGCCTTGGAGGGATAA
- a CDS encoding UDP-N-acetylmuramoyl-L-alanyl-D-glutamate--L-lysine ligase has translation MITFDRIIEILKTDANFRLITGNEPTAIEFDALSYDSRTVSPTTLFFAKGLAFKKEFLEKAIENGLAYYVSEIDYEVSIPAILVNDIKQAMSLIAMEFHGNPQNQLKLLAFTGTKGKTTAAYFAYHILKQNHKPAMLSTMNTTLDGETFFKSTLTTPESLDLFAMMAEAVKNGMTHLVMEVSSQAYLVKRVYGLTFDVGVFLNISPDHIGPIEHPTFEDYFYHKRLLMDNSRAVVVNAGMDHFEVVRDQVMFKDHDFYGPSSENEITQSAGFDFTATGKLAGHYAIQLIGHFNQENAIAAGLACLRLGASLEDIHAGIAQTSVPGRMEVLTQQNGAKVFVDYAHNGDSVKKLLDVVLTHQSGKVILILGAPGNKGESRRKDFGLLLNDYPQVDVLLTADDPNHEDPATIAEQIRSYMNRPSTFILDREEAIRTAMGQTTSAQDAVIIAGKGADAYQIVNGEKTTYDGDLEIAKKYL, from the coding sequence ATGATAACATTTGACCGTATAATTGAAATTTTAAAGACAGATGCAAATTTTCGTTTGATTACAGGGAATGAGCCTACAGCTATTGAATTCGACGCTTTGAGCTATGACAGTCGAACCGTAAGTCCAACAACCCTTTTCTTCGCCAAGGGCTTGGCCTTTAAAAAGGAATTTTTAGAAAAAGCAATTGAAAACGGCTTGGCCTACTATGTATCAGAAATAGACTACGAAGTCAGCATTCCAGCCATTCTTGTTAATGACATCAAACAAGCCATGAGTCTGATTGCGATGGAATTTCACGGTAACCCACAGAACCAGCTCAAACTCTTGGCATTCACAGGCACCAAAGGCAAGACAACCGCAGCTTATTTTGCCTATCATATTCTCAAACAGAATCATAAACCTGCCATGCTTTCGACCATGAACACCACGCTGGATGGCGAGACCTTTTTCAAATCAACATTGACTACCCCTGAAAGTCTGGACCTCTTTGCCATGATGGCAGAGGCAGTCAAAAATGGGATGACTCACCTTGTAATGGAAGTCTCTAGCCAAGCCTACCTTGTCAAGCGTGTCTATGGCCTGACTTTTGATGTTGGTGTCTTCCTCAACATCAGCCCCGACCACATTGGTCCCATTGAGCATCCGACATTTGAAGACTATTTCTACCATAAGCGTCTTTTGATGGACAATAGCAGAGCAGTTGTTGTCAACGCTGGAATGGATCATTTTGAAGTCGTGAGAGACCAAGTGATGTTCAAAGACCATGACTTCTATGGCCCTTCTTCTGAAAATGAAATAACCCAGTCAGCAGGATTCGACTTCACAGCGACTGGGAAATTAGCTGGGCACTACGCTATTCAGCTCATCGGTCATTTCAACCAAGAAAATGCCATAGCTGCTGGACTAGCTTGTCTTCGCCTAGGTGCAAGCCTAGAAGATATTCATGCTGGGATTGCCCAGACTAGCGTACCGGGTCGAATGGAAGTTCTAACCCAGCAAAATGGGGCAAAAGTCTTCGTTGACTACGCTCACAATGGCGATAGCGTAAAAAAACTGCTTGATGTCGTCCTCACACATCAATCAGGAAAGGTCATCCTGATTTTAGGCGCCCCAGGTAATAAGGGAGAAAGCCGCCGTAAAGACTTTGGACTTCTACTTAATGACTATCCACAAGTTGATGTTTTACTAACAGCTGATGATCCCAATCATGAAGATCCAGCTACTATTGCTGAGCAAATTCGTTCCTATATGAACCGCCCGAGCACCTTTATCTTGGACCGAGAAGAAGCAATCCGAACCGCTATGGGACAAACAACTTCAGCCCAAGATGCTGTTATCATAGCCGGTAAAGGAGCCGATGCCTATCAGATTGTGAACGGTGAAAAAACAACTTATGATGGTGATTTAGAAATCGCCAAAAAATACTTATAA
- a CDS encoding ABC transporter ATP-binding protein, with protein MSSIQAEHIQVAYDHRVIIEELSTSIPKEKITTIIGANGCGKSTLLKALTRILPIQKGAIYLDGQAIAQLPTKEVAKNLALLPQVLEATEGFSVYELVSYGRYPHQNGLGYLTDQDREKINWALEVTQTAPFARFPVDDLSGGQRQRVWIAMALAQDTDTIFLDEPTTYLDLNHQLEVLELLKELNLSQQKTIVMVLHDVNLSARFSDHMIAMKDGDIRYHGSVSSIMTTEILSDIFNIEPQLIQAPDQEYPILLTYDLKKH; from the coding sequence GTGTCTTCGATTCAAGCAGAACATATCCAGGTAGCCTATGACCATCGGGTGATAATTGAAGAATTATCTACCAGCATTCCAAAGGAGAAAATAACCACTATTATCGGTGCCAACGGGTGCGGTAAATCTACCTTACTCAAGGCATTGACCAGGATTCTACCCATTCAAAAAGGAGCTATCTATCTAGATGGCCAGGCCATTGCCCAACTACCAACCAAAGAAGTCGCCAAAAACTTGGCCCTCCTTCCACAGGTATTGGAAGCGACAGAAGGGTTTTCTGTCTATGAATTGGTCTCTTATGGTCGCTACCCCCATCAAAATGGACTCGGCTATCTCACCGATCAGGATAGGGAGAAGATCAACTGGGCTCTAGAAGTGACCCAAACCGCTCCTTTCGCCAGGTTTCCCGTTGATGATCTATCTGGTGGTCAGAGACAACGAGTTTGGATTGCCATGGCTCTTGCCCAAGATACCGATACCATTTTCTTAGATGAGCCAACGACCTATCTTGACCTCAATCATCAATTGGAAGTTTTAGAGCTCTTAAAAGAACTCAACCTGAGCCAACAGAAAACCATTGTGATGGTTCTCCATGATGTTAATTTATCCGCTCGTTTTTCTGACCATATGATTGCGATGAAAGATGGAGATATTCGCTACCATGGATCTGTGTCCAGTATCATGACTACTGAAATTCTGAGCGACATTTTCAACATCGAACCCCAATTGATACAGGCACCTGATCAAGAGTACCCCATTTTATTGACCTATGATTTAAAAAAACACTAA
- a CDS encoding ABC transporter substrate-binding protein, protein MKNFLAVCSLVVGLFFLTACSSASTPSDVELSKMPEIEGITYYGDIPKNPKKVVNFAYSYTGYLLQLGINVSSYSLDLEKDSPAFGDQLKDLPLLTTADTEAIAAQNPDLILVFAGDDNIETLKEIAPVIEITYGKSDYLKMLTDVGQIFGKEKEAQAWLDQWDKKVAATKEELSGVVDTSATFTVMDFFDKNIFLYGNNFGRGGELAYRALGFAAPAKVQEDVINKDGWFGISQEALPDYVGDYLLVNVNETTKDAASSLKESDIWKNLPAVKNGHIIEVDYNLFYFSDPMSLDLQIDAFVSALKEIQ, encoded by the coding sequence ATGAAAAATTTTTTAGCAGTATGTAGTTTAGTTGTTGGGCTGTTTTTCTTAACAGCTTGCTCTAGCGCATCTACCCCATCAGATGTAGAATTGTCAAAGATGCCTGAAATTGAAGGCATTACCTACTATGGAGATATTCCGAAAAATCCTAAAAAAGTTGTCAACTTTGCCTATTCTTACACAGGCTATCTCCTGCAATTAGGGATCAATGTTTCCAGTTATAGTCTGGACCTAGAAAAAGACAGCCCTGCATTTGGTGACCAATTAAAAGACCTACCATTATTAACAACAGCAGATACAGAAGCTATCGCTGCTCAAAATCCAGACCTTATCCTTGTTTTTGCTGGTGATGACAACATAGAAACACTAAAAGAAATCGCGCCAGTTATTGAAATCACCTATGGAAAAAGTGACTACCTGAAAATGCTGACGGATGTTGGTCAGATTTTTGGAAAAGAAAAGGAAGCACAAGCCTGGCTTGACCAGTGGGATAAAAAAGTTGCAGCTACCAAAGAAGAACTCAGTGGAGTTGTAGATACAAGTGCGACCTTTACAGTGATGGACTTCTTTGATAAAAACATCTTCCTCTACGGAAACAACTTTGGCCGTGGTGGTGAATTGGCTTACAGAGCGCTTGGTTTCGCTGCTCCTGCTAAAGTCCAAGAAGATGTCATCAATAAAGATGGCTGGTTTGGCATTTCGCAAGAAGCCCTACCAGACTATGTTGGTGACTACCTTCTTGTAAATGTTAATGAAACAACCAAAGACGCCGCATCATCACTAAAAGAAAGCGACATTTGGAAAAATTTACCTGCTGTAAAAAATGGACATATCATTGAAGTTGATTATAACCTCTTCTACTTCTCAGATCCTATGTCACTTGATTTGCAAATAGACGCCTTTGTCTCTGCATTAAAAGAGATTCAGTAA
- a CDS encoding FecCD family ABC transporter permease, whose protein sequence is MNRVIRSHSSRRGAGHLVQPLLVFFIISLLFVIGAYLSLRFGAISYSHQQLVETLRHPMTDSSVQDVIIDLRLPRMVAAILVGAAMAQAGAMMQGITRNAIADPGLLGINAGAGLALILGYAIFGSLHYSQILVICLLGSCLAAGLVFGLSYQVQKGYHQLRLILSGAMVASLFSAIGQAITIYFDLSTTVIGWQAGGLVQVNWKMLAIIAPLIIMGLILAQLFSHQLTILSLNETVAKNLGQQTVLMTLVLLGIVLLLSAAAVALVGSLSFVGLIIPHFIRMFTGKNYKLLLPLTAFAGASFLIWVDLVCRSINPPAETPISAVISIIGLPCFLWLIRKEKHL, encoded by the coding sequence ATGAATAGAGTAATACGTTCTCATTCTTCAAGGAGAGGAGCTGGACATCTAGTCCAGCCTCTTCTTGTTTTTTTCATCATTAGCCTGCTTTTCGTAATCGGTGCCTATTTGAGTTTGCGATTTGGTGCTATTTCTTACAGTCATCAGCAACTCGTAGAAACACTGCGCCATCCGATGACAGATTCATCAGTACAGGATGTCATCATTGATTTACGATTGCCTCGAATGGTGGCTGCCATCTTGGTTGGAGCTGCTATGGCTCAAGCAGGAGCGATGATGCAGGGAATAACGCGCAATGCAATCGCAGATCCTGGCTTATTAGGAATCAATGCTGGAGCAGGACTCGCCCTCATCCTTGGCTATGCCATTTTTGGTAGCTTGCATTACAGTCAAATTTTAGTGATCTGTTTGCTCGGTTCTTGCCTAGCAGCTGGTCTGGTCTTTGGTCTCTCTTACCAAGTGCAAAAAGGCTATCATCAACTCCGTTTGATTTTGTCGGGTGCAATGGTAGCCAGCTTATTTTCCGCAATAGGGCAGGCCATTACCATCTATTTCGATCTATCAACAACTGTGATTGGTTGGCAAGCAGGGGGATTGGTACAGGTAAACTGGAAAATGCTGGCCATCATAGCTCCTCTTATCATCATGGGCCTCATCCTTGCCCAACTCTTTTCACATCAGCTGACCATCCTGAGTCTGAACGAGACTGTTGCTAAAAATCTTGGTCAACAAACTGTACTGATGACCTTGGTATTGTTGGGTATCGTCCTTTTGCTCTCAGCTGCTGCAGTGGCACTGGTGGGTTCCCTCTCATTTGTTGGGCTCATCATTCCACATTTTATCCGTATGTTTACAGGAAAAAATTACAAACTGCTCTTACCTTTAACAGCTTTTGCTGGAGCTAGTTTCCTAATCTGGGTAGACTTGGTTTGTCGTTCAATCAACCCACCTGCTGAAACACCTATTAGTGCAGTGATCAGTATCATAGGCTTACCTTGTTTCCTATGGTTGATTCGAAAGGAGAAACACCTTTGA